Proteins encoded in a region of the Dreissena polymorpha isolate Duluth1 chromosome 6, UMN_Dpol_1.0, whole genome shotgun sequence genome:
- the LOC127835253 gene encoding synaptogenesis protein syg-2-like translates to MEPTGCATQEAYTESTFYVDVQYPANIRRFYADGSNFASSIIISESQSLTLLCDVDSDPLAKLQLVNNTKGDERLLMDAHNNTISAHLSNARCEYDMGVYQCKGKNIHNAVQQIRELEIRITCSPRPSPFSPPISTIYKRRNSSAVLTFTVVAFPSPIDAAYVWSKQIDGEWAILQNNSRFRIHISKDSLQTNLLISQLQIGDFTNYSVRANNNFGSTEQTFVIRANEQPSLPQRLLVVDALVTESSIAVRWIPGFDGGEDQWFVIGYRKAADVAWTYINVSSTDTQLSIGKLVAGTKYEVKMYAENIIGKSDDTTILSVTTQTVFSDNGSSPSVGAAVGGAVGGTLVAVILAVLWKYRKAFKRKPSEGAHYDDLFNRQADAPSANTISEYEAYRVEAQQTNQYETLAETSFHEYSVLSPGGKHDYIVMNRVNQVTETDRAIVNQESAYVNLSFSET, encoded by the exons ATGGAACCCACGGGATGTGCCACCCAGGAGGCATACACAGAATCAACATTTTACGTGGATGTGCAAT atCCCGCTAACATAAGACGATTTTATGCCGACGGGTCAAATTTCGCATCAAGTATAATCATAAGTGAAAGTCAGTCTTTGACGCTTCTCTGTGATGTTGACAGCGACCCTTTAGCAAAACTACAACTTGTAAATAATACGAAAGGTGATGAGCGCTTATTAATGGATGCCCACAACAACACCATATCCGCTCATTTGTCCAATGCGCGATGTGAATATGATATGGGAGTCTATCAATGTAAAGGAAAGAACATCCATAATGCAGTTCAACAGATTCGCGAACTAGAGATCAGAATTACTT GTTCACCAAGACCATCACCATTTTCCCCACCAATTAGCACCATATATAAGAGAAGAAATTCCTCAGCTGTTTTAACTTTCACTGTCGTTGCCTTTCCATCACCCATTGACGCAGCATATGTATGGAGTAAGCAGATAGATGGTGAATGGGCAATACTTCAAAATAACAGCAGGTTTCGAATTCATATATCAAAGGACAGTCTCCAGACAAACCTTTTAATATCGCAACTACAAATTGGCGATTTCACAAACTATTCGGTCCGTGCTAACAATAACTTCGGATCCACAGAGCAAACATTTGTCATTCGAGCCAATG AGCAGCCGTCTTTGCCACAACGACTTCTTGTCGTCGACGCCTTGGTGACTGAAAGTTCTATCGCAGTTAGATGGATACCTGGATTTGATGGGGGAGAAGACCAGTGGTTCGTGATCGGTTATAGAAAGGCAGCCGATGTAGCATGGACTTACATAAACGTATCTTCAACAGATACTCAACTGAGTATTGGTAAATTAGTTGCGGGTACCAAGTATGAAgttaaaatgtatgcagagaaTATAATTGGCAAATCTGATGATACTACTATATTAAGTGTGACAACACAGACTGTATTTTCAG ATAACGGATCCTCTCCATCTGTTGGGGCTGCAGTAGGCGGTGCTGTAGGCGGAACTCTCGTTGCAGTCATCTTGGCGGTGCTGTGGAAATATAGGAAAGCGTTTAAAC GTAAACCTAGTGAAGGTGCTCATTACGATGACTTGTTCAATAGACA AGCCGATGCCCCTTCTGCCAATACCATTTCCGAATATGAAGCCTACCGAGTCG AAGCCCAGCAAACAAACCAGTACGAGACACTTGCGGAAACTTCTTTTCATGAATATTCGGTTTTATCACCGGGTGGAAAACATGATTATATTGTTATGAACCGTGTTAATCAAGTTACTGAAACTGATCGTGCAATCGTGAATCAGGAAAGCGCCTATGTTAATTTGTCGTTTTCAGAAACATAA